One genomic segment of Candidatus Methylomirabilota bacterium includes these proteins:
- a CDS encoding pirin family protein: MIKIIKSEERHHTDRGWLSTYWHFSFSDYYDAANMNWSVLCVFNDDVVRPGQGFGAHTHRDMEIVTYVIAGELEHRDNQGSIGIVHPGEVQVMSAGTGIAHSEYNHSNEHPVHFIQLWIIPRTKGLDPRWEQRKSTLEDRSGRLLPVVSAGDIPGTLTIDQNATIYVSHLRDGQGVTHKSRLRRKAYLFVIAGSLVINGIATAAGDQARIADEPELSVRAKGEVELILLDLP; encoded by the coding sequence ATGATAAAAATCATCAAGTCCGAGGAACGACATCACACAGATAGGGGATGGTTGTCGACCTATTGGCATTTCTCCTTCTCGGATTACTACGACGCCGCCAACATGAATTGGAGTGTGCTCTGCGTCTTTAACGATGACGTGGTCCGACCCGGCCAGGGATTCGGGGCCCATACGCACCGTGACATGGAGATTGTCACCTACGTCATCGCAGGGGAGCTAGAACACCGGGACAATCAGGGAAGCATTGGAATTGTCCATCCTGGCGAGGTGCAGGTGATGTCGGCAGGCACGGGGATCGCCCATTCCGAGTACAATCACTCTAATGAGCACCCGGTCCACTTCATTCAACTCTGGATCATTCCCCGAACGAAGGGATTAGATCCCCGGTGGGAACAGCGCAAATCCACACTGGAGGACCGAAGTGGGAGGCTTCTGCCCGTCGTTTCTGCCGGCGACATCCCGGGGACGCTCACCATAGACCAAAATGCCACAATCTACGTATCCCACCTGAGGGATGGGCAAGGAGTGACCCATAAGAGCAGGTTACGACGCAAGGCCTATCTCTTTGTCATCGCTGGCAGTCTCGTCATTAACGGAATTGCGACTGCCGCAGGCGACCAGGCACGGATCGCTGACGAGCCGGAACTCTCGGTCCGAGCGAAGGGGGAGGTAGAGCTGATTCTTTTGGATCTGCCGTAA